The genomic interval ATCACCCAATGAACCAAAAAGTCCTGGTATAAAAACAATAGGATAATCCATAACCTACACCCTCCTTATTGCTTTTATACCAGGATATTCATTATACCTTGTTTTTATAAATCAAATCTTCATATTCATTTATAAATACAAGACGTTGCCCAAAGTCACCATATATTTTTTGCAAATATATTTTCTTGTAACAGTAAATATTTCTAAATGTCTATTACTAAAACTTTTTCATTACACATATATAAAATTTAACTGCTTCTATAACTTTATTTGATGGTATTCTTTCATTGTTCCCATGTATAAGTTTTCTTTCTACAGAATCAAGCTCCATTGCTGAAAACCTATAAACATTTTCACTAATTTGGGTATAGCTTCTCGAATCACTACAAGCCAACATCAAATATGGAGAAACTATAGTTTCTGGCCATACTTGTCTTACACTTTCCTCCAACAAATACCATGCCTCAGTATTAATTTCAGAAAAAGGATTAACTTTCACAACCTTCAATGCTTCTACAGACACTTTATCATCTTTAATACGTTTTTTTAATCCATTTATTATACTATCTTCAGTATCTCCTTCCATTATTCTCACATCCCCTTCAATACTTGCATAAGGCGGGAATACATTGACTGCTTTACTTGCCTCCATTTTAGTTAATGCTATTGTAGATCTAAATAATGCATTTAATTCTCCTCCCTTTTTCCTCGTTATAAGATCTAAAAGAGGCCTGAAAAAAGAAATATTGGCAAATATAATCTTTAACCCAAATGTTGAATGACGTCCTAAGATGTTGAACATATCTTTTGCCGGTTCAGATAAGTGATATTTAAAAGGATTTTTTTCTATTCTCACAACACTTCTAGCTAATCTTCCAATAGGAGTAATTGCTGGTGGAGAAGAGGCATGCCCTCCTTGAGTTTTCGTAGATATTTTAACATGCATTTTCCCCTTTTCTCCAGTACCTACAAGAGCACATTTCCCCTTGACCCCAGGTATAGCCCCTTCAACAATAGCACCACCTTCATCTAACACCATAAATGGTTTAACTCCATTGCTTTCCAAAAAACTAACTATACTCTCTGTACTCCGTCCATCTATTTCTTCCTCTCCAGAAAATGAAAGATAAATATCATTTTCTGGTTCAAATCCATCTGATATCAATTTCTCTGCTGCTTCCATTATTCCACACAATGTTCCCTTTGTATCTAATGTTCCTCTCCCCCATATATAACCATCCTCAATCAGACCAGAAAAAGGTTCTTTTTCCCATTGTTTCTCATTTACAGGAACTACATCATAATGCGCCATAAAAACAACAGGTTTGTCTGATCTCTTACCTTTCCAATGATAAAGTACCCCAGTTCTACCAATATTATATAATTTGCATTTATTATTTACAGCTGGATATTTTTCTTTTAACAATTCTCGAAATTTTTCAAACTCTTTTTCGTCTTCTAAAGATTCATCCTTATAAGAAACAGTTTTGCACTTAATCATTTCAACAAAATTTTCTATTATTGTACTTTCATCTAGCTCAACATCAAAAGGCTCAACTTCTTTTTGCTTTAGCGGTTTGAACCTAATTGCCCTTATTATTAAAATCAAAAATAAAATTATCAATGCAAAAAAAATATATCTTAAAATTTTAATCATCTCCCCATTATAACTTTATTCTTTAAAGATAACCTTTTTTGTATAATATTCTTGATACAGAAAGAGCTACTATTGCTCCCACAGGAACCATGACACTAACTGCACTAGAAAGAGAAGGTATCGATATAAATAAAATAAGCATAAAAATTAAAGGAGCTGCAGCTATCTTCCAATTCTTGGAAACAAATACTACTGCTAATGCCCCAAACAATGATGGTAAAATATTTTCAAATGCTGGAGCTATAGCTTCCGATTCTAAAATTGGCCTAATTTTGGTTAAAAGTAAAACTCCAACAAAAATAATTATTGTAGTTACAATAGAAGAAACCGCTATTGATATGGTCGAAATAACTTCTCCTTCTTCTGTACCTGGTTTTACTTTAGCAGACTCCATAGCATTCAATGCACATGGCACTTTAAGATTTGTTAAATTTCCTGTAACAAAACCCAAATATGACCCTCCTGAACCAAGCATAGGAGCAAAAGTAAATGCTTCAATTGCCCCTACAGTCCAAAATACAGGTGCTACTCCCAATAATCCCTTTAGCAAAAATTTTGGTTCTGGCCATGCCTTATAATAAATGCTTACTGCTGTAGGATAAAGAATAAACATAAGTATCGCAAAAGAACACCAAGTTCTTCCCCATATATGTACGCTTTCATTATAGTCTCTCTTTTTCATCTTTTGCCCTCCTATCGAATCAAATTTGTAATTGGTACGGACAAAGCCATTGCTCCAATCATACTTATAGGCAATGCATAATCCTCTAACCACTTAGCTTTATGCACTTTGACAAAATAACCACATACTATCATGATTATGGAAGAAACAATCATCACAAAAACAGGTATCCAGCCTTCAAGCCCTAATTTAACATCTGAAAAAATCATACCTAAAAATGCCGATATCATTCCCATAAAAATTGATGTTATAAAAATTTCTCCCCATTTTTTATCTCGATTCTGGATTTTATTGATTCTACCTTGAATTTTCTTTAGAAAAAATGTCACAACTATAAGACCCGACAATATACCTAAAGTCATAACCCAAGCAATAGTAGAATATACTTTTGGATCTTCTATTGGTTGTGAAATTGAAATCCCTAGAGAAGCTGCAGTAGATGTAGCTGCTGGCAATTCATATGTCAATGCTCCTAAGACGCTTAATCTAAGCCACGGCAAAGCTAGTCCTAAAAATTTTGATAAGGTAATAACTCCCAAAATGATGGAAATAGCCGGTGCTATAGTAAATACCGCACTGCTTTTAACAATTCTTTTAAGTACTTCTACTTCTATTCCAAGTTCTTTAGCTCTTTTCCAAGCTTTTATCATAAAAAATATAGACTGCATAATAACAAATATGATAATTATACCTGCTATGGTGAAAAGGAACATACTGTTAGGATCAAATTGTCTCATTAAAGCACCTCCAATTTATTAAATCACATTAGTCTTATAAAAATCTATTCTATTATTTCACCTCCTAACATTCGAAATGTTTTTAATTGTGTCTATATTCTACACCTTTCTACAAATATCCTCTATTTTGTATATTATTTTAATTTCAAAGTAAAGACTTGCCCAAATTCCTCATAAAAAAACAATAGTCTTAATAATAAAACTATTGTTTTTTGCCACTATAATTCCTTTCCACAGGATTTACAAAATTTTGCATCCTCATCATTTAATGCACCGCATGCTCTGCATTTAATTTTTATTATCTCTTTTACCTCACTCTCACCTTTTCTACTGCTCATATCCTTAACCATATCAATATTTTCTATAGTATCATTTATCATTCCGCCTTTAGCTGCACTATAAGGTTTTAAATCTTCTCTAGCCTTTTCTGGATCTAATAGAAGTCCTGAACCTGCTGTACCTTCGGCACCAATACTCATAAGTATATTACCTACAATTATACAAATCATCCCAATCACTGGCCTTACAACAAAACTTGAAGGACTCATGGGTATCATATCTACAAAAAAGCTAGATATAAACAATATAAATCCAACAACCACAAGGACTAATCCTATATAATAGGTAAATTTTCTTTCTTTTGAAATTTTATTGGACATTTTCTAACCCCCTTATAGTCAACTTCTTTGCTATATTATATCACAAAAATCCTAGTTTAGAATCCACATAAAATTTGCGACAGTGAAACTACCGCATACTCATCTATTTTTTATAATGACTATCCTTATATCTTCATAAGATATATCATCTGGCAATGCATCTTTAATTGGCTTTAGTCTTTCTGCCCCTATTTCATTTATTATAGATAATATTCTTTCTTCCCTTTCTGAATCTACAAATCTAGACCAATCTACTGTTTGACCATTATTGTGACATTTTTCCAAATGTCCTAAAATAGTTCCCACTGTTAAATCCCTTTTATTAGCTATTTCTTCTAAAGATAATCCTTCTAAATAATAATCATAGGTATCTTTATTGTCCCCTTGAATTTTTCTTGGCACTTCTGTGACTTTTCGTTCTATTTTAGAATTGTCTATCCCTTTATTTTCAGTATAATTTTTAATAATTTCTATAAATTGTTCCCCATAGGATTCATATTTTTTAGTACCTACTCCTTTTATTTTTAAAAATTCCTCTCTGTTCTTAGGAAAATAGGTAGCCATTTCCTTTAAGCTGGAATCGTGAAATATAATGAATGGAGCTATGGAATTTTCTTTGGCTATTTCATATCTCAATTCCCTTAGTTCTTCAAATAATTCTTTCTCATAGTTTTCTTCAATATAATCTAAATCTACAGTTCTCCTTACATTGTTCTTTCTTTCGCTTAATTGTTTTATTTCAATTAAATCTTTTTTATGATAAACCTTATCCTCTCCATTTAACACTAAAGCTGACTTTTGTGTCAGTTTTAAAACTGGATATTCATCTGCCGTCATATGAATATAATCCATAGATACTAATACCATAATCATTTCCTTTATAGTAGCTTCTGTATATTCCTCCATAATCCCATAGGTGGATAATTTATCTAAACCTAAATCTAGTATTCTCTTATTTTTAGAGCCTCTTAGGATTTGTGCTATTATAGTAGAACCAAACTTTTCCCTTGCTCTATAGATACAAGATAATATTTTCTGAGCTTCTATAGTAATATCAACCATTTCTGATTGGCTTAGACAATTGCCGCAATTGTTACACTTCTCCTCTTCTATTTCCTCCCCAAAATAATTTAATATACTATTTCTCAAACATTCATTTGTATTGCAATAATCTATTAGATATTGAAGATTTGTATATAATAATCTTTCCCTTTCAGGCGAATAAGTACTATTTTGAATTAGATATTTTTGTTTTACAATATCCTGAGGAGAATAAAGCAATATGCAATCACTAGGTTCCCCATCTCTTCCTGCTCTACCCGCCTCTTGATAATAGGCTTCCATATTTTTAGGCATATTATAATGAATGACAAATCTTACATCTGGCTTGTCTATTCCCATTCCAAAAGCATTCGTAGCTACCATTATTCTTGCACGATTAAATATAAAATCCTCCTGATTTTGCCTACGAACTTCATCGTTCATTCCTCCATGGTAGGCTATGGCATCTATGTCTTTTCCCTGTAATTTTTTTGTTAGAGATTCTACAGTTTTTCTAGTAGCACAGTAGATTATTCCAGATTCCTCTTTGTAATTATTCTCAAGATAATCAAATAGATAATCAAGTTTTTTTCTGGGCTTTACTACCTGATAAAATAAATTAGGCCTATCAAATCCTATTATTGAAATCAACGGTTCCCTTAATCCTATTAAATCCTGTATTTCCTCTACTACCTCTTTTGTAGCTGTGGCAGTATAAGCAGACACTACTGGCCTATTATCTAGAGAATTAATAAATTTAGGTATTTCCAAATAACTAGGTCTAAAATCATGGCCCCATTGACTTATACAATGGGCCTCATCTATGGCTACCATAGATATATTTATTTCCTTTACTAATTTCGAGAATATATATGTATTAAGTCTCTCTGGTGCTATATAGATTATTTTATATTTATTTTCCCTTATTTCCCTCAATCTAGTGGCAAATTCCCCTTGATTTAGAGTACTATTTATAAAGGTTCCAGCTATTCCTATCTCTTTTAAGGAATCTACTTGATCCTTCATCAAAGATATTAGAGGAGATATGACTATAGTGATTCCGTCCATTAAAATTGCAGGAAGTTGATAACAAAGAGACTTCCCGCCACCTGTAGGCATTACCCCTAATACATCTCTTCCTTCTAAGCTTCCCCTAATTAATTTTTCTTGACCTTTTCTAAACTCTTCATAGCCAAAATAATCTTTCAATACACCATATATATCCATACCCATCCCCGTCCCCCTAAATTTTCTAATCCAGTTTAAAATATATTATACCACTATTTCATGACACAAGGGTACAGTTCTCCTGTGTTGTTCATAAAAAGAGTTAGAGGAAAATCTCCTAACTCCTTTGATATATTGTGATTCCAACTCTATTGCTATGGACAAGTAAAGCTTCAATATTTATATTTTTCCCTACCAAAGCTAAATCTATATCAGATCCATTTTTATAGTTTCCTTTTGCTCGAGAACCATAAAGCACTACTTTTTCAATTTTCTAATTCTTCCATCTTGATTCTTAACTTTTCAAACTGTTCAAAATATCGACCTTTCACAAGAGTAATAATATCATCTGCTATACTTTCGTCAGTTCCATTACATATTGAAGATGGCTAAGTGTTTAGCAGCATACGCATATATATTATGTCATAAAAAAATCCCTTCGAACTCTTATATTTCTAAATCAGATCTGCATATCTAAGTTTAGAATCCACATCAATGTCCATTTCACTTATGGAATTGTAGATTAGAACCTTCAAATATCCTATAGGATTTCTAATCTCCCGCATTCTACTAGCTTCTTTAAATTTATTCACAGCATGTTCTATAGCAAAAAAATTCAACCGTTTGACATCATTTTCAGCTATTTTAGCCGGAATATAATTGTCCCCAATTTTTATTCTTTTGCTATTTTCAATATCAAGTAGCAATAGCTTTATAGCATGATCTGCTGCTACTTGATACTTTTCATCTATAGCATGGAGTTCACAATTTTTTATGATTTTTTTGTACCTTTCCTGAAAATCTTCATAAGATGGGTTTCTTCCATCAATCCCTCTATCGTCTTTTAACAATTTTTCGTGATAGATAGATTGATTAGAAATCTCTGTAGAAGTCTTTGTAGTAATCTCTGGTAATGGTGAGTTCATATTGGTTCTTTCCATTGGTTCATTTTGTATATCATTGTCGTCTCCTTTTGAACCTATCATAGTATCATTTTTATCCAATGTAGCATCATTTTCTTCATCTTTTATCATCTTTTCAAGCTCTTCATAATTGATGGTATACCAAAGGGTCCTATCCATTTGATATACATTAAAATTGTCAACTATTATCAAATTCATATCTCTTAACCTTTTGAAAGTTCTCTTTATAGTTGAATTGCTCCAAAAAGGAAATTCCTCATGCCACTCATCAATAGTATTGTAAGTCCAGTATCTTCCCTCGTGAAAATTTCTATTGTTTTTCTTATTTATCTCAATCCAATAATGCACCTGCTGCAATATTAAAGCCTCATTTAGTCCCAATACTACTGCCAATTCTTTATCTAATACCAATGGATGTAGATTTAAAATTGTCATATCAATATCCCCCTTTTTCTTCAATACTCTAGTATCAATATATAATTGAAGAAGAATTTTGCAAAATGAGGACTTGGATAAAGTCAACATAAAAATAAGCCCTACTTTGCGTAGAGCCACTGTATATTAATATTATCACCTTATCCTTATTCCAATAAATCAAATAAACAATATTCATTTTTAAATATCAATTTATTATTGTCAAACAACTTACTTATAATTACCTCTTCTGCAGAACCCTCTGGTATCCATATTACATGACCTGTTTTTAATGACTCTTCTAACTTTAAATATTCTTGCATATATATTCCTCTAATGCTTTGATATTTAATGCTTTAGGTGCTGTTCCTTTAATATAATTTGAAAGTATAACATCACTCTTTTTCAATTCACTTCTTTCTATCACTTTTGAATACCTACGGATTTCTGTAAAATAGTTCTCGTTTCTAACTAACACATATATATTATCCATTCTATAAAATGAATCCAAAACTTCTGCATAATGTGTTGTAAAAATTAGGCATGCACCTCTTTTATTTATTTCTTTATTGTTGAATATATTAATAATCATTTTCACTAATTCCTTATTCAGATGATTTTCTAGTTCATCTATTATCAAATATCCGCCATTTCTTAATGCAGTCATTGCATTTCTTATGATTTTTTGACCTTTTATAGTTCCAGATGATATAATTTCCTCCAATCCAATAACACTTGATTGAATTTTAACTTCGCTATTTTTAAATTCTATATCAACTCCATCCTCTCCTTTAATTTTCTCAAGCCTTTTAAGATTTTCATCAAAAACATTTAAAACACTTTTATCCACTATCCCTTGGACAGGATTTATTTTATCTTTGAAATTCTCAAACATCGTATTTACTGTAGCTCCTGAATCTTTTGTTGCAGTAATAACAATACTATTGTCATCTTTTAGCATTCCTAGCAATTTTCTATCTAATTTACTTCTTCTCTTTTCTGTACAGTTTTCATTTTCTGTGAAATCAAATATATTGCTCTTAGAAGTAACATTGGATTTTGCCTTACTCTTTAATACTTCATCCTCATAATAAAAATATACTTCCCCTTCTATGTTTCTTCTATATTTTATTTTAGACTCTAATTTAAACATCTTATTATCTTTATAAAAATATACTGTCATAATTATCCCATTTTTTTCAGTTTCCTCATTTAAAAACATTGGTGGTACCAAATTGCCTTCGTTCAATCCCTTATGATTTAGCACTACTTCCATAGCTAGATTTAACAATTTAATTGAAGTAGTTTTCCCCACAGCATTAATACCAATAATAGACATAGTTTATTGTTTAAAAGTATAATGCAATTATATTTTTCATAGGTTCCAAATGATTTACACTACTTAAAAATACTAGCTGTATATTATACTATATACTATTACAGAAAATTCCATGCTTTTAAGCAACCTCTATTTCTACAATTTTTAAATCACAAACGGCAAAATTTAAAAGAGCTAGAGGAAAATCCTTCTAGCTCTTTTAAATATATTAAGGTAAGGTTCGAATGAATTCGAACCTAAGGTGAATAGTAGCATGTAGCTTCGATTTCAATCGAAAGTTTCCACTAGGGGTAATATTTAGCAAAAATTGCAGTTATATATGCAATAAATAAAAGTTGCACATATAACTGCAAGTATAATACGATGCCATCAAATACCTACATCTATCTTTTGGTTACTACTATATCACTTTTATACGATAACAAAGTTCCTATATTTTCTTTCCACAGGACTTCTTCATCTTTTAAACAAAAAGTATTATACTTAAAAAATTAGTTCTTTTCATATCAAACTTTTTTTAAAAAAACCTTCCAAAATAGCCTATATCCTTATTTTCTAATTTTCCAATTATAGTAGCCCTGTCTAAAAATAAATTTCTCATTTCACAGCTTGTCTCTGGCAACAAAGTACATGAATGACAAGCTGCTAAGTTTAATGAATTTAGACCTTGTCCCCCCGATTGAATACATAAAGGATCGGATGAACACCATCTAGCTTGATCTAATGCCTTTTTAATGGTCTTTTCTAAATTTTTTCCTCCGCCTTGACTTACCAACCCACCTAGACTCCCTTCTGAATCTGGAGATGCAGTATATATTAAAACTCCCTCCATTTCATACTTTCTATTTTCATAGACTTGAGTAGTATATATACGTTCTTTTAATGCAGAAGCTGAATACCCACATTGCAAAGTTATTTGTCTGATCAATAGATGAGAAAATGTATGAAGTAGAACATACCTAGGAGAAAATTTATTGCATTTAAATTTAGCTCTTTCCTTATTATGCTCCAATATTTCTATCCTTTTTATAACTT from Sporanaerobacter acetigenes DSM 13106 carries:
- a CDS encoding M20/M25/M40 family metallo-hydrolase — its product is MIKILRYIFFALIILFLILIIRAIRFKPLKQKEVEPFDVELDESTIIENFVEMIKCKTVSYKDESLEDEKEFEKFRELLKEKYPAVNNKCKLYNIGRTGVLYHWKGKRSDKPVVFMAHYDVVPVNEKQWEKEPFSGLIEDGYIWGRGTLDTKGTLCGIMEAAEKLISDGFEPENDIYLSFSGEEEIDGRSTESIVSFLESNGVKPFMVLDEGGAIVEGAIPGVKGKCALVGTGEKGKMHVKISTKTQGGHASSPPAITPIGRLARSVVRIEKNPFKYHLSEPAKDMFNILGRHSTFGLKIIFANISFFRPLLDLITRKKGGELNALFRSTIALTKMEASKAVNVFPPYASIEGDVRIMEGDTEDSIINGLKKRIKDDKVSVEALKVVKVNPFSEINTEAWYLLEESVRQVWPETIVSPYLMLACSDSRSYTQISENVYRFSAMELDSVERKLIHGNNERIPSNKVIEAVKFYICVMKKF
- a CDS encoding DUF5058 family protein, whose protein sequence is MRQFDPNSMFLFTIAGIIIIFVIMQSIFFMIKAWKRAKELGIEVEVLKRIVKSSAVFTIAPAISIILGVITLSKFLGLALPWLRLSVLGALTYELPAATSTAASLGISISQPIEDPKVYSTIAWVMTLGILSGLIVVTFFLKKIQGRINKIQNRDKKWGEIFITSIFMGMISAFLGMIFSDVKLGLEGWIPVFVMIVSSIIMIVCGYFVKVHKAKWLEDYALPISMIGAMALSVPITNLIR
- a CDS encoding zinc ribbon domain-containing protein; translation: MSNKISKERKFTYYIGLVLVVVGFILFISSFFVDMIPMSPSSFVVRPVIGMICIIVGNILMSIGAEGTAGSGLLLDPEKAREDLKPYSAAKGGMINDTIENIDMVKDMSSRKGESEVKEIIKIKCRACGALNDEDAKFCKSCGKEL
- the recQ gene encoding DNA helicase RecQ; this translates as MGMDIYGVLKDYFGYEEFRKGQEKLIRGSLEGRDVLGVMPTGGGKSLCYQLPAILMDGITIVISPLISLMKDQVDSLKEIGIAGTFINSTLNQGEFATRLREIRENKYKIIYIAPERLNTYIFSKLVKEINISMVAIDEAHCISQWGHDFRPSYLEIPKFINSLDNRPVVSAYTATATKEVVEEIQDLIGLREPLISIIGFDRPNLFYQVVKPRKKLDYLFDYLENNYKEESGIIYCATRKTVESLTKKLQGKDIDAIAYHGGMNDEVRRQNQEDFIFNRARIMVATNAFGMGIDKPDVRFVIHYNMPKNMEAYYQEAGRAGRDGEPSDCILLYSPQDIVKQKYLIQNSTYSPERERLLYTNLQYLIDYCNTNECLRNSILNYFGEEIEEEKCNNCGNCLSQSEMVDITIEAQKILSCIYRAREKFGSTIIAQILRGSKNKRILDLGLDKLSTYGIMEEYTEATIKEMIMVLVSMDYIHMTADEYPVLKLTQKSALVLNGEDKVYHKKDLIEIKQLSERKNNVRRTVDLDYIEENYEKELFEELRELRYEIAKENSIAPFIIFHDSSLKEMATYFPKNREEFLKIKGVGTKKYESYGEQFIEIIKNYTENKGIDNSKIERKVTEVPRKIQGDNKDTYDYYLEGLSLEEIANKRDLTVGTILGHLEKCHNNGQTVDWSRFVDSEREERILSIINEIGAERLKPIKDALPDDISYEDIRIVIIKNR
- a CDS encoding nucleotidyltransferase domain-containing protein, translated to MEKVVLYGSRAKGNYKNGSDIDLALVGKNINIEALLVHSNRVGITIYQRS
- a CDS encoding AAA family ATPase — protein: MSIIGINAVGKTTSIKLLNLAMEVVLNHKGLNEGNLVPPMFLNEETEKNGIIMTVYFYKDNKMFKLESKIKYRRNIEGEVYFYYEDEVLKSKAKSNVTSKSNIFDFTENENCTEKRRSKLDRKLLGMLKDDNSIVITATKDSGATVNTMFENFKDKINPVQGIVDKSVLNVFDENLKRLEKIKGEDGVDIEFKNSEVKIQSSVIGLEEIISSGTIKGQKIIRNAMTALRNGGYLIIDELENHLNKELVKMIINIFNNKEINKRGACLIFTTHYAEVLDSFYRMDNIYVLVRNENYFTEIRRYSKVIERSELKKSDVILSNYIKGTAPKALNIKALEEYICKNI